One region of Vigna angularis cultivar LongXiaoDou No.4 chromosome 10, ASM1680809v1, whole genome shotgun sequence genomic DNA includes:
- the LOC108336101 gene encoding SNARE-interacting protein KEULE isoform X2: protein MLHCDLVFVGSSRGSSPSAHLMVEDIYKRRQPLPSMDAIYFIQPTRENVIMCLSDMAGRTPLYKKAFIFFSSSISRELVMDIKKDTKILSRLGALREMNLEYFPIDSQGFITNNERALEELFVDEEDNYRGVACLNVMAKRIATVFASLREFPSVRFRAAKSLDATTMTTFRDLIPTKLAAGVWDCLMKYKKSIPNFPQTETCDLLILDRSIDQIAPVIHEWTYDAMCHDLLNMDGNKYVHEVPGKSGGPPEKREVLLEDRDPIWLELRHAHIADASERLHEKMTNFVSKNKAAQIVGSKGGGDMSTRDIQKMVQALPQYSEQIDKLSLHIEIAGKINRIIRESGLREIGQLEQDLVFGDATTKDVIKFFTTKEDITHENRLRLLMILASIYPEKFEGEKGLNLMRLAKLTEEDMSVVHNLRMLGGQPVAKKSMTSAFGLKFEIHKKKRAARKERPGEEEKWQLSRFYPIIEELIENLARNELSSEDYPCLNDPSPSYHGSPFSGPVNQNPHSMRSRRTPTWARPRGSEDGYSSDSVIRHASSDFRRVGQRIFVFIVGGATRSELRVCHKLTEKLKREIILGSSSIDDPAQFVTKLNMMTTHELSLDDIQI, encoded by the exons ATGCTGCATTGTGACCTGGTCTTCGTAGGTTCTAGTCGTGGAAGTAGCCCCTCTGCTCACCTAA TGGTTGAAGACATATACAAGCGAAGACAGCCATTACCCTCCATGGATGCCATATATTTCATCCAGCCAACCAGAGAGAA TGTAATTATGTGTTTGTCAGACATGGCCGGAAGGACACCCTTATACAAGAA GGCATTTATTTTCTTCAGCTCAAGTATTTCCAGAGAATTAGTTATGGATATTAAGAAAGATACAAAAATTTTGTCTCGATTAGGTGCTCTGAGAGAg ATGAACTTGGAGTATTTTCCCATAGACAGCCAG GGTTTCATCACAAATAATGAAAGGGCATTAGAGGAGCTGTTTGTGGATGAAGAGGATAATTATCGAGGTGTTGCATGTTTGAATGTGATGGCAAAACGAATTGCTacagtttttgcttctttaAGA gAATTTCCTTCTGTTCGCTTTCGTGCTGCCAAGTCCCTAGATGCAACCACAATGACTACTTTCCGTGATCTTATACCTACAAAGCTTGCTGCTGGAGTCTGGGACTGccttatgaaatataaaaaaagtataccTAATTTTCCTCAGACAGAGACCTGTGATTTGCTAATTCTTGACAGATCTATTGATCAG ATAGCTCCTGTGATACATGAATGGACTTATGATGCCATGTGTCATGATTTGCTGAACATGGATGGAAATAAATATGTTCACGAA GTTCCTGGCAAATCTGGTGGTCCACCAGAGAAGAGAGAGGTTCTTTTGGAGGATCGCGATCCTATATGGCTTGAACTTCGCCATGCTCATATTGCAGAT GCTAGTGAACGGCTGCATGAGAAGATGACCAACTTCGTTTCAAAGAATAAAGCTGCACAAATAGTTGGTTCAAA GGGTGGCGGTGATATGTCAACAAGGGACATACAAAAGATGGTTCAAGCGCTTCCACAATACAGTGAACAAATTGACAAACTCTCCCTCCATATAGAG ATTGCAGGAAAGATTAATAGGATCATTAGGGAATCAGGACTACGGGAAATTGGCCAGCTGGAGCAAGATCTTGTTTTCGGAGATGCAACAACAAAAGATGTTATCAAATTTTTTACCACGAAAGAA GATATAACCCATGAAAATAGGTTGCGCCTGTTAATGATTCTTGCGTCTATTTATCCTGAGAAATTTGAAGGAGAAAAGGGCCTGAATTTGATGAGG CTAGCAAAATTGACAGAAGAGGATATGAGTGTTGTGCATAATTTGAGAATGCTTGGGGGACAACCAGTTGCCAAAAAAAGTATGACATCTGCTTTTGGTCTTAAGTTTGAGATCCATAAG AAGAAGCGCGCTGCAAGGAAAGAGCGTCCCGGTGAAGAAGAGAAATGGCAGTTATCACGCTTTTATCCGATAATAGAG GAACTCATTGAAAATCTAGCGAGAAATGAATTGTCAAGTGAGGATTATCCATGTTTGAATGATCCAAGTCCATCTTACCACGGGTCACCTTTTTCTGGGCCTGTAAACCAAAATCCTCACTCGATGAGATCAAGACGAACACCAACTTGGGCTCGTCCGCGAGGTTCTGAAGATGGATATTCAAg CGATTCCGTGATTAGACATGCATCGAGTGATTTCAGGAGGGTGGGGCAACGAATCTTCGTATTCATTGTTGGTGGAGCAACCAGATCTGAG CTTAGGGTTTGTCATAAGCTTACCGAAAAGCTAAAGAGGGAGATTATTCTCGGTTCATCGAGTATTGATGACCCTGCACAATTTGTTACG
- the LOC108336101 gene encoding SNARE-interacting protein KEULE isoform X1, with amino-acid sequence MSMSDSDSSSYVGDCKSFKLITRERLLHEMLRSTKTGDSKSTWKVLIMDKLTVKIMSHSCKMTDITDEGVSLVEDIYKRRQPLPSMDAIYFIQPTRENVIMCLSDMAGRTPLYKKAFIFFSSSISRELVMDIKKDTKILSRLGALREMNLEYFPIDSQGFITNNERALEELFVDEEDNYRGVACLNVMAKRIATVFASLREFPSVRFRAAKSLDATTMTTFRDLIPTKLAAGVWDCLMKYKKSIPNFPQTETCDLLILDRSIDQIAPVIHEWTYDAMCHDLLNMDGNKYVHEVPGKSGGPPEKREVLLEDRDPIWLELRHAHIADASERLHEKMTNFVSKNKAAQIVGSKGGGDMSTRDIQKMVQALPQYSEQIDKLSLHIEIAGKINRIIRESGLREIGQLEQDLVFGDATTKDVIKFFTTKEDITHENRLRLLMILASIYPEKFEGEKGLNLMRLAKLTEEDMSVVHNLRMLGGQPVAKKSMTSAFGLKFEIHKKKRAARKERPGEEEKWQLSRFYPIIEELIENLARNELSSEDYPCLNDPSPSYHGSPFSGPVNQNPHSMRSRRTPTWARPRGSEDGYSSDSVIRHASSDFRRVGQRIFVFIVGGATRSELRVCHKLTEKLKREIILGSSSIDDPAQFVTKLNMMTTHELSLDDIQI; translated from the exons ATGTCTATGTCCGATTCCGATTCCTCCTCTTATGTTGGCGATTGCAAAAGTTTCAAGCTAATTACCCGCGAGC GATTATTACATGAAATGCTAAGGTCAACAAAAACAGGGGATTCCAAATCGACTTGGAAG GTACTAATAATGGACAAACTTACTGTAAAGATAATGTCCCACTCGTGCAAGATGACTGATATTACCGATGAAGGTGTTTCAT TGGTTGAAGACATATACAAGCGAAGACAGCCATTACCCTCCATGGATGCCATATATTTCATCCAGCCAACCAGAGAGAA TGTAATTATGTGTTTGTCAGACATGGCCGGAAGGACACCCTTATACAAGAA GGCATTTATTTTCTTCAGCTCAAGTATTTCCAGAGAATTAGTTATGGATATTAAGAAAGATACAAAAATTTTGTCTCGATTAGGTGCTCTGAGAGAg ATGAACTTGGAGTATTTTCCCATAGACAGCCAG GGTTTCATCACAAATAATGAAAGGGCATTAGAGGAGCTGTTTGTGGATGAAGAGGATAATTATCGAGGTGTTGCATGTTTGAATGTGATGGCAAAACGAATTGCTacagtttttgcttctttaAGA gAATTTCCTTCTGTTCGCTTTCGTGCTGCCAAGTCCCTAGATGCAACCACAATGACTACTTTCCGTGATCTTATACCTACAAAGCTTGCTGCTGGAGTCTGGGACTGccttatgaaatataaaaaaagtataccTAATTTTCCTCAGACAGAGACCTGTGATTTGCTAATTCTTGACAGATCTATTGATCAG ATAGCTCCTGTGATACATGAATGGACTTATGATGCCATGTGTCATGATTTGCTGAACATGGATGGAAATAAATATGTTCACGAA GTTCCTGGCAAATCTGGTGGTCCACCAGAGAAGAGAGAGGTTCTTTTGGAGGATCGCGATCCTATATGGCTTGAACTTCGCCATGCTCATATTGCAGAT GCTAGTGAACGGCTGCATGAGAAGATGACCAACTTCGTTTCAAAGAATAAAGCTGCACAAATAGTTGGTTCAAA GGGTGGCGGTGATATGTCAACAAGGGACATACAAAAGATGGTTCAAGCGCTTCCACAATACAGTGAACAAATTGACAAACTCTCCCTCCATATAGAG ATTGCAGGAAAGATTAATAGGATCATTAGGGAATCAGGACTACGGGAAATTGGCCAGCTGGAGCAAGATCTTGTTTTCGGAGATGCAACAACAAAAGATGTTATCAAATTTTTTACCACGAAAGAA GATATAACCCATGAAAATAGGTTGCGCCTGTTAATGATTCTTGCGTCTATTTATCCTGAGAAATTTGAAGGAGAAAAGGGCCTGAATTTGATGAGG CTAGCAAAATTGACAGAAGAGGATATGAGTGTTGTGCATAATTTGAGAATGCTTGGGGGACAACCAGTTGCCAAAAAAAGTATGACATCTGCTTTTGGTCTTAAGTTTGAGATCCATAAG AAGAAGCGCGCTGCAAGGAAAGAGCGTCCCGGTGAAGAAGAGAAATGGCAGTTATCACGCTTTTATCCGATAATAGAG GAACTCATTGAAAATCTAGCGAGAAATGAATTGTCAAGTGAGGATTATCCATGTTTGAATGATCCAAGTCCATCTTACCACGGGTCACCTTTTTCTGGGCCTGTAAACCAAAATCCTCACTCGATGAGATCAAGACGAACACCAACTTGGGCTCGTCCGCGAGGTTCTGAAGATGGATATTCAAg CGATTCCGTGATTAGACATGCATCGAGTGATTTCAGGAGGGTGGGGCAACGAATCTTCGTATTCATTGTTGGTGGAGCAACCAGATCTGAG CTTAGGGTTTGTCATAAGCTTACCGAAAAGCTAAAGAGGGAGATTATTCTCGGTTCATCGAGTATTGATGACCCTGCACAATTTGTTACG
- the LOC108336101 gene encoding SNARE-interacting protein KEULE isoform X3, translating to MSMSDSDSSSYVGDCKSFKLITRERLLHEMLRSTKTGDSKSTWKVLIMDKLTVKIMSHSCKMTDITDEGVSLVEDIYKRRQPLPSMDAIYFIQPTRENVIMCLSDMAGRTPLYKKAFIFFSSSISRELVMDIKKDTKILSRLGALREMNLEYFPIDSQGFITNNERALEELFVDEEDNYRGVACLNVMAKRIATVFASLREFPSVRFRAAKSLDATTMTTFRDLIPTKLAAGVWDCLMKYKKSIPNFPQTETCDLLILDRSIDQIAPVIHEWTYDAMCHDLLNMDGNKYVHEVPGKSGGPPEKREVLLEDRDPIWLELRHAHIADASERLHEKMTNFVSKNKAAQIVGSKGGGDMSTRDIQKMVQALPQYSEQIDKLSLHIEIAGKINRIIRESGLREIGQLEQDLVFGDATTKDVIKFFTTKEDITHENRLRLLMILASIYPEKFEGEKGLNLMRLAKLTEEDMSVVHNLRMLGGQPVAKKSMTSAFGLKFEIHKLPEEARCKERASR from the exons ATGTCTATGTCCGATTCCGATTCCTCCTCTTATGTTGGCGATTGCAAAAGTTTCAAGCTAATTACCCGCGAGC GATTATTACATGAAATGCTAAGGTCAACAAAAACAGGGGATTCCAAATCGACTTGGAAG GTACTAATAATGGACAAACTTACTGTAAAGATAATGTCCCACTCGTGCAAGATGACTGATATTACCGATGAAGGTGTTTCAT TGGTTGAAGACATATACAAGCGAAGACAGCCATTACCCTCCATGGATGCCATATATTTCATCCAGCCAACCAGAGAGAA TGTAATTATGTGTTTGTCAGACATGGCCGGAAGGACACCCTTATACAAGAA GGCATTTATTTTCTTCAGCTCAAGTATTTCCAGAGAATTAGTTATGGATATTAAGAAAGATACAAAAATTTTGTCTCGATTAGGTGCTCTGAGAGAg ATGAACTTGGAGTATTTTCCCATAGACAGCCAG GGTTTCATCACAAATAATGAAAGGGCATTAGAGGAGCTGTTTGTGGATGAAGAGGATAATTATCGAGGTGTTGCATGTTTGAATGTGATGGCAAAACGAATTGCTacagtttttgcttctttaAGA gAATTTCCTTCTGTTCGCTTTCGTGCTGCCAAGTCCCTAGATGCAACCACAATGACTACTTTCCGTGATCTTATACCTACAAAGCTTGCTGCTGGAGTCTGGGACTGccttatgaaatataaaaaaagtataccTAATTTTCCTCAGACAGAGACCTGTGATTTGCTAATTCTTGACAGATCTATTGATCAG ATAGCTCCTGTGATACATGAATGGACTTATGATGCCATGTGTCATGATTTGCTGAACATGGATGGAAATAAATATGTTCACGAA GTTCCTGGCAAATCTGGTGGTCCACCAGAGAAGAGAGAGGTTCTTTTGGAGGATCGCGATCCTATATGGCTTGAACTTCGCCATGCTCATATTGCAGAT GCTAGTGAACGGCTGCATGAGAAGATGACCAACTTCGTTTCAAAGAATAAAGCTGCACAAATAGTTGGTTCAAA GGGTGGCGGTGATATGTCAACAAGGGACATACAAAAGATGGTTCAAGCGCTTCCACAATACAGTGAACAAATTGACAAACTCTCCCTCCATATAGAG ATTGCAGGAAAGATTAATAGGATCATTAGGGAATCAGGACTACGGGAAATTGGCCAGCTGGAGCAAGATCTTGTTTTCGGAGATGCAACAACAAAAGATGTTATCAAATTTTTTACCACGAAAGAA GATATAACCCATGAAAATAGGTTGCGCCTGTTAATGATTCTTGCGTCTATTTATCCTGAGAAATTTGAAGGAGAAAAGGGCCTGAATTTGATGAGG CTAGCAAAATTGACAGAAGAGGATATGAGTGTTGTGCATAATTTGAGAATGCTTGGGGGACAACCAGTTGCCAAAAAAAGTATGACATCTGCTTTTGGTCTTAAGTTTGAGATCCATAAG TTGCCAGAAGAAGCGCGCTGCAAGGAAAGAGCGTCCCGGTGA
- the LOC108335341 gene encoding uncharacterized protein LOC108335341: MKLTWSPERASRAYIHTVQSCRVFSESGVAEFISAMAAGWNAQLIVETWSQGGPIATSIGLAVARSHTCGRHVCVVPDERARSEYAERMGEAGVEAEIVVGEAEEAIQGLVGVDFLVVDSRRKDFPRVLRLAKLSNKGAVLLCKNANSTSKGFIWRSLVAQGSSRRVVRSAFLPVGKGLDMAHVSACGSNSTGRRWIKHVDQQSGDVHFIRR, from the exons ATGAAACTAACCTGGTCACCTGAGAGAGCATCCAGAGCATACATCCATACAGTCCAATCT TGTCGGGTTTTCAGCGAATCAGGAGTGGCGGAGTTCATTTCCGCCATGGCGGCGGGGTGGAACGCGCAGCTCATAGTGGAGACGTGGTCGCAGGGAGGACCTATTGCCACCAGCATCGGGCTAGCCGTGGCGCGCTCGCACACGTGCGGAAGGCACGTGTGCGTGGTTCCCGACGAGCGCGCCAGGTCGGAGTACGCGGAGAGAATGGGCGAGGCAGGGGTCGAGGCGGAGATCGTGGTCGGGGAGGCGGAGGAGGCGATTCAGGGTTTGGTCGGCGTGGACTTCTTGGTTGTGGATTCCCGGAGGAAGGACTTTCCACGCGTGCTGAGGCTGGCGAAGCTGAGTAACAAAGGCGCTGTGTTGCTCTGCAAGAACGCGAATTCAACTTCCAAGGGTTTCATATGGCGGAGCTTGGTGGCGCAGGGTTCTTCTCGGCGCGTGGTTCGTTCGGCGTTTCTTCCCGTGGGGAAGGGACTCGACATGGCACACGTGTCTGCCTGTGGAAGTAATAGCACGGGACGCAGATGGATTAAGCATGTTGATCAACAATCAGGGGACGTGCATTTCATTCGGAGATGA
- the LOC108335662 gene encoding uncharacterized protein LOC108335662 isoform X3: MRGVAPNFIMPYHLQRQDSPGQRMGPTTRKVGNTQVTLSHSLPIPPNGPNSIHKYVPYNLVGPSEISASPLDVKTSATSSTTLASALASADWKLAEIIRRLNEEECQFLIEARGVESDLVLQNQFNAAMAEVEALSARVVELQNNFDMSQRFTGIIQRVS, from the exons ATGCGTGGGGTTGCTCCAAATTTCATTATGCCATACCACCTTCAGAGACAGGATTCTCCTGGACAAAGGATGGGTCCTACTACACGAAAGGTTGGAAATACCCAG gTAACTCTCAGCCATTCACTTCCAATACCACCAAATGGTCCAAATAGCATACATAAGTATGTGCCCTATAATTTGGTGGGTCCATCTGAGATTTCTGCATCTCCTCTTGATGTCAAGACTTCTGCTACATCATCTACTACACTTGCTTCGGCTTTGGCTTCTGCAGATTGGAAG CTGGCTGAAATTATTAGGAGGCTTAATGAAGAAGAGTGTCAGTTTCTGATTGAGGCAAGAGGAGTTGAGTCCGATTTGGTACTGCAAAATCAATTTAATGCTGCCATGGCTGAGGTGGAAGCTCTTTCTGCCAGAGTGGTTGAGCTGCAGAATAATTTTGACATGTCTCAAAGATTCACTGGAATTATCCAAAGAGTTAGCTGA
- the LOC108335662 gene encoding uncharacterized protein LOC108335662 isoform X1 produces MRGVAPNFIMPYHLQRQDSPGQRMGPTTRKVGNTQVTLSHSLPIPPNGPNSIHKYVPYNLVGPSEISASPLDVKTSATSSTTLASALASADWKKKQYIVRLNKMGDFRRGLISNALVMDLQLRIQSQGELMSLIHPDHWTCLLFLMQTPLTCCSWLKLLGGLMKKSVSF; encoded by the exons ATGCGTGGGGTTGCTCCAAATTTCATTATGCCATACCACCTTCAGAGACAGGATTCTCCTGGACAAAGGATGGGTCCTACTACACGAAAGGTTGGAAATACCCAG gTAACTCTCAGCCATTCACTTCCAATACCACCAAATGGTCCAAATAGCATACATAAGTATGTGCCCTATAATTTGGTGGGTCCATCTGAGATTTCTGCATCTCCTCTTGATGTCAAGACTTCTGCTACATCATCTACTACACTTGCTTCGGCTTTGGCTTCTGCAGATTGGAAG AAAAAGCAATATATAGTCAGATTGAACAAGATGGGGGACTTCAGGAGGGGTTTAATTAGCAATGCCCTCGTGATGGACTTGCAATTGAGGATCCAAAGTCAAGGGGAACTCATGAGTTTGATCCATCCAGACCATTGGACGTGCCTTCTGTTTTTGATGCAAACTCCATTAACCTGTTGCAGCTGGCTGAAATTATTAGGAGGCTTAATGAAGAAGAGTGTCAGTTTCTGA
- the LOC108335662 gene encoding uncharacterized protein LOC108335662 isoform X2 — protein sequence MRGVAPNFIMPYHLQRQDSPGQRMGPTTRKVTLSHSLPIPPNGPNSIHKYVPYNLVGPSEISASPLDVKTSATSSTTLASALASADWKKKQYIVRLNKMGDFRRGLISNALVMDLQLRIQSQGELMSLIHPDHWTCLLFLMQTPLTCCSWLKLLGGLMKKSVSF from the exons ATGCGTGGGGTTGCTCCAAATTTCATTATGCCATACCACCTTCAGAGACAGGATTCTCCTGGACAAAGGATGGGTCCTACTACACGAAAG gTAACTCTCAGCCATTCACTTCCAATACCACCAAATGGTCCAAATAGCATACATAAGTATGTGCCCTATAATTTGGTGGGTCCATCTGAGATTTCTGCATCTCCTCTTGATGTCAAGACTTCTGCTACATCATCTACTACACTTGCTTCGGCTTTGGCTTCTGCAGATTGGAAG AAAAAGCAATATATAGTCAGATTGAACAAGATGGGGGACTTCAGGAGGGGTTTAATTAGCAATGCCCTCGTGATGGACTTGCAATTGAGGATCCAAAGTCAAGGGGAACTCATGAGTTTGATCCATCCAGACCATTGGACGTGCCTTCTGTTTTTGATGCAAACTCCATTAACCTGTTGCAGCTGGCTGAAATTATTAGGAGGCTTAATGAAGAAGAGTGTCAGTTTCTGA
- the LOC108335661 gene encoding putative transferase At4g12130, mitochondrial codes for MNRVALPKSLAHRCRGIHLTTWKRFGNRCESQVQGVGPLGSLLKSRSVIRFRGPDTLKFLQGLLTNDVRRLGDPIGDKTENLPTPNVPATSVPPIYAALLTPQGRFLYDLFLYKLPMRDTKLDNTGTAPESNSDRPFHLFADVDASVLDELLQTFNKYRLRSKVDIDDVSSHFSCWQRYGDGLPEKSSQVEEPEAASVGWGAGVDSTAMSSSHGSDSGWQWFKDPRLTSLGFRGIFPSNITPPLIEVDKETDEQNFLMWRIEKGVAEGSTEISKGEAVPLEYNLAGLNAISFDKGCYVGQELIARTHHRGVIRKRIVPLRFLDNDGKELVSKVIPGSEVINTTSGKKAGTVTTVQGCRGLGLLRLEEALKGSSALSIQGQEDVKVIASRPDWWPSEWLQDHGQHAAFA; via the exons ATGAATCGTGTAGCATTGCCCAAATCCCTTGCCCACCGTTGCAGAGGCATTCACCTCACAACTTGGAAGAGGTTCGGTAATCGTTGTGAAAGCCAGGTCCAAGGTGTCGGGCCCTTGGGCTCTCTTCTCAAGTCCCGTTCCGTTATACGGTTCCGCGGGCCTGACACCCTCAAGTTCCTACAGGGCCTCCTTACCAACGATGTACGGAGGTTGGGTGACCCCATTGGTGACAAAACTGAAAACTTGCCCACGCCGAACGTGCCTGCTACGTCGGTTCCTCCTATTTATGCTGCCTTATTGACCCCTCAAGGGAGATTCCTCTACGACCTCTTTCTCTATAAGCTTCCCATGAGGGACACCAAGCTCGATAACACCGGCACTGCTCCTGAGTCCAACTCCGATAGACCCTTTCATTTGTTTGCTGACGTGGATGCTTCTGTGTTGGATGAGTTGTTGCAAACCTTCAACAA ATACCGGTTGAGGTCAAAGGTTGACATTGATGATGTTTCAAGTCATTTCTCATGCTGGCAGCGTTATGGTGATGGCCTTCCGGAGAAGTCTTCACAAGTAGAAGAACCAGAAGCAGCCTCTGTTGGCTGGGGTGCTGGTGTGGATAGTACTGCAATGTCATCTTCGCATGGGAGTGATAGTGGGTGGCAATGGTTCAAGGATCCAAGATTGACCTCTCTTGGTTTCAGAGGGATCTTCCCATCGAATATAACTC CCCCTCTCATTGAGGTTGACAAAGAGACCGATGAACAGAATTTCCTTATGTGGAGAATAGAGAAGGGAGTGGCTGAAGGATCAACCGAGATTTCAAAAG GTGAGGCGGTACCGCTGGAGTATAATCTTGCAGGCCTTAATGCAATTAGCTTTGATAAAGGTTGCTATGTTGGCCAAGAACTCATTGCTCGTACACATCACAGGGGGGTGATTCGGAAGCGGATAGTTCCTCTAAGGTTTCTGGACAACGATGGGAAAG AGTTAGTAAGCAAGGTCATTCCAGGCTCAGAAGTAATAAACACAACATCCGGCAAAAAAGCTGGTACAGTGACTACTGTCCAAGGATGTCGTGGTCTGGGGCTCTTGCGATTAGAGGAAGCTTTAAAGGGGTCCAGTGCCTTGTCCATTCAGGGACAAGAGGATGTGAAGGTTATCGCTAGTAGACCGGATTGGTGGCCTTCTGAATGGCTTCAAGACCATGGACAGCACGCTGCTTTTGCGTAG